The Podospora pseudocomata strain CBS 415.72m chromosome 1 map unlocalized CBS415.72m_1, whole genome shotgun sequence genome has a segment encoding these proteins:
- a CDS encoding uncharacterized protein (EggNog:ENOG503P3D9): protein MPKKRHQKQYSKPQSTAPASLSSSTAASRHNSHHDDQQQNRSVNELLADLRRAGLRDGGSSQIRPAEAFVQPTVPPAIRQILQLPETPAPPPRRPVRVDATGRRLPPGPAPPRSWVSRPAGSGLYSDPRTLIEFGGAQNYAQRPLPGMILPAKGSLMDLVLKGFARTWDWQVEYCRYILYELPTRVRGALLAYIGLYSEKGLTLQDMRAILLPPPPVVYEDDEDSHYEQERQGEFLPPGVVNDDFSCLDLSWSLGRSLKIRELSDFLYPPQAAAVVSTADPKDSWDAPDDEPTLEPSIPAALLPNLTRLSLALDPEHAHNVSWRHLLSFATHMPNLTHLSLAFWPEPSLTPNAKLATMVTAQGQVVQYGATGPYSHSLDNDWTEAIMVLNRLSKSLYRLEHLDLTGCGLWASALWSKSGHDMVDWVGAWGKVERIVMYAGYKLGEEAGSSEKARYEMVTENARRVERHVRGRRAEKGMGKRGIVVETDEEGKE, encoded by the coding sequence ACGACCAACAACAGAACCGTTCCGTCAATGAGCTGCTCGCCGACTTGCGTCGGGCGGGGCTGAGGGACGGTGGCTCATCGCAAATCCGTCCAGCAGAGGCGTTTGTTCAGCCGACTGTTCCGCCAGCAATACGGCAGATCCTTCAGCTGCCGGAGacgccggcgccgccaccAAGGCGTCCGGTGCGGGTTGATGCCACAGGTAGGAGACTGCCTCCGGGACCGGCGCCCCCGCGGAGCTGGGTATCCAGGCCTGCGGGGAGTGGTCTGTATAGTGACCCTCGGACGTTGATTGAGTTTGGTGGGGCGCAGAATTATGCTCAAAGACCGCTGCCGGGTATGATCTTGCCTGCAAAGGGGAGTTTGATGGATCTCGTGCTGAAGGGGTTTGCGAGGACGTGGGATTGGCAGGTGGAATATTGCCGGTATATTCTCTATGAGCTACCAACACGCGTGAGAGGGGCGTTGCTGGCGTATATTGGGTTGTATAGTGAGAAAGGCCTGACGCTGCAGGACATGAGAGCCATCctgctcccccctcctcctgtgGTgtacgaggacgacgaggacagTCACTATGAACAGGAACGACAAGGAGAGTTCCTCCCCCCAGGCGTCGTGAACGACGACTTTTCCTGTCTCGACCTGTCCTGGTCGCTGGGGCGGTCACTCAAGATCCGCGAGCTGTCGGATTTCTTATACCCACCCCAAGCGGCAGCTGTTGTATCAACGGCTGATCCCAAAGACTCATGGGACGCACCTGATGACGAACCAACGCTCGAGCCGTCAATACCGGCCGCCCTGCTGCCCAACTTGACACGCTTGTCGCTGGCCCTCGATCCGGAACATGCCCATAATGTCTCCTGGCGGCACTTGCTTTCTTTTGCTACCCATATGCCGAACTTGACGCACTTGAGTCTGGCGTTTTGGCCGGAGCCATCACTTACCCCCAACGCAAAATTGGCTACTATGGTCACTGCACAGGGGCAGGTGGTCCAATATGGAGCCACGGGACCGTACAGTCACAGTTTGGACAACGACTGGACAGAGGCGATCATGGTGTTGAACCGGTTAAGCAAGAGTTTGTATCGACTCGAGCATCTGGACTTGACGGGTTGCGGACTATGGGCTTCGGCGCTGTGGTCGAAGAGCGGACATGATATGGTTGATTGGGTGGGCGCTTgggggaaggtggagaggataGTGATGTACGCAGGTTATAaactgggggaggaggcagggAGCAGTGAGAAGGCGAGGTATGAGATGGTGACGGAGAAtgcgaggagggtggagaggcatGTGAGGGGACGGAGAGCAGAGAAGGGGATGGGTAAGAGAGGAATAGTGGTCGAGACTGATGAAGAGGGAAAGGAGTAA